The Microbacterium luteum genome includes a region encoding these proteins:
- a CDS encoding glucose-6-phosphate isomerase family protein: MPAFRTPPLRPFAIDFDPDRLTLSPEGPTLTRRMSDLEGLFRDHDAWRTAAEGDDPVVYTVSSSPVPEIERELPQSITTILPGTTGGELWMTKGHQHPDHQGEIYYALQGTGGLLMFDGDEHAWLDMTPGTIGYIPPGWAHRSVNTGDDAYAFLAVYPGGAGHDYGWVLEHGMGRRAFRAEGGFELRPYGE, encoded by the coding sequence ATGCCTGCCTTCCGCACCCCGCCGCTGCGGCCGTTCGCGATCGATTTCGACCCCGACCGGCTGACCCTCTCCCCCGAGGGACCGACGCTCACGCGGCGCATGAGCGACCTCGAAGGTCTCTTCCGCGACCACGACGCCTGGCGCACCGCCGCCGAGGGTGATGACCCCGTGGTCTACACGGTCTCCAGCAGCCCCGTCCCCGAGATCGAGCGGGAGCTGCCGCAGTCGATCACGACGATCCTGCCCGGCACCACCGGCGGCGAGCTCTGGATGACCAAGGGCCACCAGCATCCGGACCACCAGGGCGAGATCTACTACGCCCTGCAGGGCACCGGCGGCCTGCTGATGTTCGACGGCGACGAGCACGCCTGGCTCGACATGACCCCGGGGACGATCGGATACATCCCGCCGGGCTGGGCCCACCGCTCGGTCAACACCGGCGATGACGCCTACGCGTTCCTCGCCGTCTATCCCGGCGGCGCGGGGCACGACTACGGCTGGGTCCTCGAGCACGGCATGGGCCGGCGTGCGTTCCGCGCCGAGGGCGGATTCGAGCTGCGCCCGTACGGGGAGTGA
- the xylB gene encoding xylulokinase — protein MLIAHDLGTTGNKASLHDDTGRLLASVTVSYPAHFAAGGIAEQDPGHWWDAVVSATRSLVERAEVQPSEVTGLVVSGQMMGAVLLDGDGRPVRPAIIWADTRAAAQERELSDALGDEPAYRLLGHRLNPTYSVEKVMWVRDIEPDVWRRVRRFCVAKDYIVLRLTGRLATDRSDASGTNAYDQLAGTWSSAVLDAARLDASLFPEIVDSVTVMGTLTPHAADALGLPAEVRVVMGGGDGPMAAVGSGIVAPEDGAYVCLGTSSWISFATDAPLHDPHRRTFTFDNVVPGSFVPTATMQAGGASVQWISEALSSDPTRPDTAALTADAGGDVDTDGLYFLPYLLGERSPYWNPDARGAFVGIARHHTRAHLMRAVLEGVGFNLLTCIQAFRAAGATLDRIDAVGGGAQSDAWLSILADIWGVPVRRRTIVSEANSLGAAVTGAVGLGLTDFSAARSLSEVTAEFTPDPHRHSAYAQRHARFSAAYDALEPWFTEGA, from the coding sequence GTGCTCATCGCCCACGATCTCGGAACGACCGGCAACAAGGCGTCTCTCCACGACGACACCGGCCGCCTGCTCGCATCCGTCACCGTCTCCTACCCCGCCCACTTCGCCGCCGGCGGCATCGCCGAGCAGGACCCCGGCCACTGGTGGGACGCCGTCGTGTCGGCGACGCGATCGCTCGTCGAGCGCGCCGAGGTGCAGCCGTCCGAGGTGACGGGCCTCGTCGTCAGCGGCCAGATGATGGGCGCCGTGCTCCTCGACGGCGACGGGCGACCCGTGCGCCCGGCGATCATCTGGGCCGACACGCGCGCGGCGGCACAGGAACGCGAACTGAGCGACGCCCTCGGCGACGAGCCGGCCTACCGGCTGCTCGGCCACCGGCTGAACCCCACCTACTCGGTCGAGAAAGTCATGTGGGTGCGCGACATCGAACCCGACGTATGGCGGCGGGTGCGCCGTTTCTGCGTCGCGAAGGACTACATCGTCCTCCGTCTCACCGGGCGCCTGGCCACCGATCGGTCCGACGCGAGCGGCACGAACGCCTACGACCAGCTCGCCGGAACCTGGTCGAGCGCCGTGCTCGACGCAGCACGCCTCGATGCCTCGCTCTTCCCCGAGATCGTCGACTCCGTGACGGTCATGGGCACACTCACCCCGCATGCCGCCGATGCCCTGGGCCTGCCGGCCGAGGTTCGCGTCGTGATGGGCGGGGGCGACGGCCCGATGGCGGCCGTCGGCTCCGGCATCGTCGCCCCCGAAGACGGCGCCTACGTGTGCCTGGGCACGTCGTCGTGGATCTCGTTCGCCACCGACGCGCCGCTCCACGATCCGCACCGCCGCACCTTCACCTTCGACAATGTCGTGCCCGGGAGCTTCGTGCCGACCGCGACGATGCAGGCCGGCGGCGCATCGGTGCAATGGATCTCCGAGGCCCTGTCCTCCGACCCGACGCGCCCCGACACCGCCGCCCTCACGGCCGACGCCGGCGGCGATGTCGACACCGACGGCCTGTACTTCCTCCCCTACCTCCTGGGTGAGCGCTCCCCGTACTGGAATCCGGATGCGCGCGGCGCCTTCGTCGGCATCGCACGCCATCACACTCGGGCCCACCTGATGCGTGCGGTGCTCGAGGGGGTCGGATTCAACCTGCTCACGTGCATCCAGGCGTTCCGCGCGGCCGGGGCGACGCTCGATCGCATCGATGCCGTGGGCGGCGGCGCCCAGAGCGACGCCTGGCTCAGCATCCTCGCCGACATCTGGGGCGTGCCGGTGCGGCGCCGGACGATCGTGAGCGAGGCGAACAGTCTGGGCGCGGCCGTCACCGGCGCCGTGGGGCTCGGACTCACCGACTTCTCGGCGGCGCGCTCGCTCAGCGAGGTCACCGCCGAATTCACACCCGATCCGCATCGCCACAGCGCATACGCGCAACGGCACGCACGGTTCTCCGCGGCGTACGACGCGCTCGAGCCGTGGTTCACCGAAGGAGCCTGA